gtcGTTGCGAACAATCCATTTGAAtgtctgtagctccaaaaaagctctttcgagagcaaggaggtcagatcctgacagcatctgcaCTGTTTTCTCTGCCTCTGAATCAgtcttttgctccagctcctcaatttcagccagaaaatacctgaaattgcataaaaatgcacaaactcaaagtaaaatctaaaaatttgaatttttcattaaaaattgtgaaaacttaataaaacttaaacaaacatactaaaaacaatatgAGAATGatggcaaaaagcgtataaaatatccgctcatcatgaactcttgttaattttgattttcatttattgcaatttgatgtttttattgttattaatgtttaattgagttgttattattgttatcttgCATTCGGtagctttagattttattatcatTGCAATTTTACCATGCTTCTATTTTATGtcttctaagtgtttgataaaatgcttggttgggttttagagtagatttttataCTCCTAGCTTGTGATTGAGAACTTAGGTTCTTTGATATCATTGATGTCTAGTGTGATTGGTAATTTAGGGTTGTTAGTTGGTTTTAGGATCAATTATGTCCACTTGACTTCACCTTCCAAtgttagaggataactaagtggaattaaccCTTTGTAATTACTATGTTGTGGTCAATGATTTAGGATAGGAAACCTTGACTTTTAATGCTTGCCATGAGTATCTTTTAGCACTTATATTATCTTAGTTGTTAGCTTTATATTTCCCGTTCATCATtccaaaatcccaaaaatatataccaataatatgcacacttccctgcaattcctttgagagacaacccggggtttaaatactctcggtttttattggtttgacttaagtgacaaataaataaaactttgaATGAGGGTTCATTTTTGGTTTGGATCTATACTTCAATgagattatttttgtaaaaattctaAACTGACGATTTCCCTATGTCAAATTTTTgacgccgttgtcggggaattgcaaatgtgcacttattattggttattgtatatatgttaatattataaatagttactttagtttcttttttaatttttgccagTTGTaagatttttttctctttcttcttattagcttttgtttttgtctttccttttccCTCTGAATTCTCAttcttttggctatgagtttggttacaactatgttatAGGAAATGAGAGCTTCAATGATGGTACGCGCTATGGGATTGGAAATCAATCGAGGGAGGAGGCACATTCTTATGAACGGACATCATGGTATCCTTATCAATTTCCTCCATCTAACAATGATCTTAATCCTCCCCATAGTGCACCGCAATATGAACCAACCCCTCAACATAGCTTTCAGCCTTATTCAGAAGCCTCATCTTACCAAACACCTATATATGATCCtcacccatatccaccataccaacaaccatatgagccatatgaatcATACTTAGAGCCGCCATAATTCCAACATcaatactcccaagaaccaccaatTTTGTATACACCACCCCAGTATTCTTACCAATATgaactgatgagcagatattttataaatttttatgctattttcctactgtttttagtatatcttattaatttttattatgttttagtagattttagtgcaaaattcactttttagaTATTACTTTGAgcatttgtgtttttcttatgattttaggtaaatCTTGGGTGAATTTGGATACttttggcaaagtctgattcaTAGGCAAAGAAAGCATAGTAGATGCTGTTAGGCTCTGACCTCCGTGCATTCAAACGagcatttctagagctacaaaggTCCGAATGATGCGTTATTAATAGTGTTTTGAAAGCTAACTTCTcgagctttctagaaatatataatagtttacaCCTTTCTTTGGAAATGATAGCCCAaaatgggtgttgaacgcccaaactaccCCCTTTCTAGCGTTCCATGCCCCAAAAGAATGGAagccagcgttaaacgcccaacactGGCATTCAATTCCACAAGGGGAGCAAAGAAGCAGCATATCTACCCCCTAGTAGGCGTCCAACGCCCACCCTTTCAAGCTGGAtcccaagctcaacccaaacactcaccaagtgggcccagaagttgATTTTTGCACCTTTAGCctagtttagtttatttttgtaatttctaaTATCTTTTTAGGTCGAATATTAGTATATATAAGGGAAGATCACCATTTTTTAGGATCTTCTCCACCACATTCAAACCTTACATATTATTTTCTATAcagtatgagcaactaaacctcctaggttaaggttaggagctctactgattcctatggattaatacaattactttttctacttcaatatatatttaattatattctatgatgtattgtcattctttatctttatgaaTTTGGGGGTGGAACAAAAGTGAGACCCCCCTATTCTACACAAGTTCTTTACGAGTCCTGGTCCGGATAGTATTGAGCTATAGCATGAGAGTACATCACGAGTTCCAACAAGTTACTTGggctaattgggatatgtgacatgaaATCTCATTAGTCAGGGGTAATTGAggttcctgtggctctaagggcTAGAATCATAAAGCATCATTCTCCGATCTGAAAGATTTGACCTtgtttgtggcattttgagtaggatcatcatAGATTGAATTGTGCGAgcttcaccctctcccagattGATCTAGCCTGTATGGGTGTTTGGTTTAGACCAAAAGAGATTAATCATCCCGACCCATGGCTTACTCACTTACAGCCTTTCCATTGAATGAATCACTCATTATTGGAGTAGTTAGTATGACGTGTTATTCCAGAAGAATAAGTATCTCCGAGGCTTTAACTGATTTCTCACTACTGTTCCTACGTTTTATTGTTATTGCTTGCCTATGCGCctacaacaaacaacaacaatctTTCTATTCGCCAAACTATGATCTACAGGATAACCACAACTTACTCAATCCggcaatcctcgtgggattcaaccctcactcacttgaggtattacttggacgacctggtgcacttgccggtttaGTTGTGCGAGTCACAAATTCGCGCAccatgaaccaccttcctactatgaacctTTTCTCCCAAACAATGCACCCTCCTATCGACCCCAACCCCTAACGAATGACACTCTCATTTCAATTCTTTAAGAGCAAAGGGAACTTTATACTATTCTTCAAGAGGTAGAAACCAATTTAGTCTCCCAATGCTCAGACACTCAAAACACTCCTATGGCCACATATGGAGAATCAAACAAAGAGCGGAGTATGAAAGAAAGGTTAAAAACTAAAGTGGAGGATAAGGAGTGggattttgtattggaacaagtggaggaagccgaaaTCATTGAAGAGAaataagtggttgaagatttaggaaaTGCTGACTGCCCATGGGAATCTAGAGTTGTAGAGCCCTCTTCCGAGAAATTTAAATCGATGTCGAGGAGgctagtgcacaacctccaaagcataccCCGAATGAAGAATTGGAAGGAATGGGACAAGAAACAAGTTCTCTTGgtgcaaataactttgagttaAAACCTCAACTGGTCACTTTAGTACAACAGAACTGccagttttatggacttccacaGGAAGATCCAAACAAGTTCATATCTGACTTCATGCAAATATGTGACACTATCAAGACTAATGGATCTTTCcctttgttgtaagagacagagcaaggctatggctagattctcaGTCAAAGGAAAGCATAGATACATTGGAAAAGGTGGTCATTGGATTCTTgaccaagttctttccacctcagaagctgagcaagcttaggaTGGAAGTACAAACCTTCAGATAGAAATAGGTGAGTCCATCTATAAAGTTTGGAAAAGATACAGGCAACTGCTCAGGagatgtcctcctgacatgATTTCAGCATGGACCATGCTAGACATCTTCTCGAGGTTCTATCTAAAGCATCCAAAATGTCATTGAACCACTTTGTAGGTGGATCCCTCACTTTAAGAAGATGCCTGAAGAGCCacaggaacttattgacatggttgccaACAACCAGtacatgtacacttctgaaaggaaccctgtgaacaatggggcAGCTCAGAAGAGAGGTGTCTTAGAAGTACACACCTTAGATGCCATcttagctcagaacaagctcaTGTCCCAGCAgatcaatatgatctctcaacaCTTGAGAGGGACACAGAGCTCAAATGTTTACTATCCCGAAACAGCGTATGAAACAGACGCTAGTGATAACACCTGGACCACAATGGAGGAGATGAACTACATGGAAAACTCCTTCAGAACCTCCAACAACAATCCCTATTCAAATACTTTCAATCAGGGAtggaagaaccaccccaattttGGATAGAATgatcaatagaagcctcaacaaggcttcaataataattagGTGGAATGAACTAGAACCGTTCAACAACAAACCATTCCAACACTCTCAGCAACAGATGGAGACTCCTACACAAAGTCTTTCTAACCTGGCCACTATTGTCTCTAATCTTCCAAGACCACGCACAGTTTCATGATAGAAACGAGTCCTCCATTCGGAACTTGGAAATACAAATTGGTCAACTAAGCAAGAGGATCCCAGAAATCCCTTCCAACCCTCTTCCAAGTAACACGGAAGTAAACCCAAGTGAAGAATGCAAGGTCCTCAATATGGAAGTTATGATCTAACCCAAAGAGGAGCCTACTATTGAGGACCTTAAGAAAATCAAAGCTCATGAGGAGACTGATAACGTCATCTTGCATGCCCCTTTACTGGAAGAGGAACATGAGGAATGCACCTCTTTTGACGAGTATGAGGAGTCTAAGGAAGAGCAAATTGCTCAGTTCCTGGCAATCCTCAGGAAGCTACAGGCCAACTCTTCTCATACAGAGGTGTTGGAGGAGGAAGTTGAGCCTGTCGTACTGGCTAAGGAGTGTAATGCCTTGGTCCAAAAGAAGCTCCCTCAAAAGCTACTGGATCCTGGAAGCTTCCTGATTCCCTGTACTATAGGGACCA
This portion of the Arachis duranensis cultivar V14167 chromosome 6, aradu.V14167.gnm2.J7QH, whole genome shotgun sequence genome encodes:
- the LOC107493620 gene encoding uncharacterized protein LOC107493620 → MPEEPQELIDMVANNQYMYTSERNPVNNGAAQKRGVLEVHTLDAILAQNKLMSQQINMISQHLRGTQSSNVYYPETAYETDAKEPTIEDLKKIKAHEETDNVILHAPLLEEEHEECTSFDEYEESKEEQIAQFLAILRKLQANSSHTEVLEEEVEPVVLAKECNALVQKKLPQKLLDPGSFLIPCTIGTITFEKALCDLGSSINLMP